A single genomic interval of Parvularcula marina harbors:
- a CDS encoding GMC oxidoreductase: MDFDAIVVGSGISGGWAAKELCEQGFKTLVIERGQHVQHGADYQDFRNLWELDNRGRMPEDVLDEDYEIQRQCYAFNTANQHLFVKDSDHPYETPEGRPFNWLRGYHLGGRSLLWARHSYRWSEMDFEANLRDGHGIDWPIRYADIAPWYDYVERFAGISGSYEGLDHVPDGQFLPAMDLNCVESAVKEKIEEAYPGRKLLMGRIAHLTEPTEEQKELGRGQCQFRNLCYRGCSYGAYFSSLSATLPAAERTGNLTIVTDAIGHSVIYDPATGRASGVRVVDYNTKEGRTYTAKVVFLCASAIGSTHMMLNSISEQFPNGIANSSGALGRYLMDHVSGFGVSGTMPGFADKYYAGKRPGGIYVPRFRNLPGQTPETDFVRGYGFQGGGARADWRRGTYQAGVGAELKERLRTPGPWSFGFSIFGEMLPRAENRITLSRNTDKWGIPLPHIDCTLGDNDLKLAARALEDATEMLETAGVVQLRTRAEPAPPGHGIHEMGSARMGRNPRESVLNRWNQAHDVPNLFVTDGACMTSSACQNPSLTYMALTARAARHAGELMKEGIV, from the coding sequence ATGGATTTTGATGCAATCGTCGTCGGCTCCGGGATCAGCGGGGGCTGGGCCGCCAAGGAACTCTGCGAGCAGGGCTTCAAGACACTCGTGATTGAGCGGGGCCAGCACGTTCAGCATGGGGCGGATTATCAGGATTTCCGAAACCTTTGGGAGCTCGATAACCGGGGGCGCATGCCGGAAGATGTTCTGGACGAGGATTATGAAATCCAGCGCCAATGTTATGCCTTTAACACGGCGAACCAGCACCTTTTCGTGAAGGATTCTGACCACCCCTACGAGACACCGGAAGGGCGGCCCTTTAACTGGTTACGCGGTTATCATCTGGGCGGGCGCTCACTCCTCTGGGCACGACACTCTTATCGCTGGAGTGAGATGGATTTTGAGGCCAATCTTCGGGATGGCCACGGGATCGACTGGCCGATCCGATATGCCGATATTGCGCCGTGGTATGATTATGTCGAACGGTTTGCCGGAATCTCAGGCTCCTATGAAGGCCTCGATCATGTGCCGGATGGACAATTCCTGCCCGCCATGGACCTCAATTGCGTGGAATCGGCTGTCAAAGAAAAGATCGAGGAGGCCTATCCCGGGCGTAAACTCCTCATGGGACGGATTGCTCATCTGACGGAACCTACCGAGGAGCAAAAGGAGCTGGGGCGCGGGCAGTGCCAGTTCCGCAATCTCTGCTATCGCGGTTGTTCCTATGGCGCCTATTTTTCCAGCCTCAGTGCGACCCTTCCGGCTGCCGAGCGGACGGGGAACCTCACCATTGTTACGGATGCCATCGGGCATAGCGTCATCTATGATCCGGCGACCGGCCGGGCCTCCGGCGTGCGGGTCGTTGATTACAATACTAAGGAGGGCCGTACCTATACGGCCAAGGTCGTCTTCCTTTGCGCGTCGGCAATTGGCTCCACCCATATGATGCTCAATTCGATATCGGAGCAATTTCCGAACGGCATCGCGAACAGCTCGGGCGCCCTCGGACGATATCTGATGGATCATGTCAGCGGCTTTGGGGTTTCGGGCACCATGCCGGGTTTTGCTGACAAATATTATGCGGGCAAACGGCCGGGCGGCATCTATGTGCCACGATTCCGAAACCTGCCCGGGCAGACGCCGGAGACGGATTTTGTGCGCGGCTACGGCTTTCAGGGAGGCGGCGCACGGGCGGACTGGCGGCGCGGCACCTATCAGGCGGGCGTCGGGGCCGAGCTCAAAGAACGCTTGCGGACGCCAGGTCCCTGGAGTTTCGGTTTCTCGATTTTCGGGGAGATGCTGCCGCGTGCTGAAAACCGCATCACATTATCGAGGAATACGGATAAATGGGGCATCCCGCTGCCGCATATCGACTGCACGCTGGGCGATAATGACCTGAAGCTAGCGGCGCGCGCGCTTGAGGACGCAACGGAAATGCTCGAGACGGCAGGTGTCGTCCAGCTGCGGACGAGAGCCGAGCCTGCACCGCCCGGTCATGGTATCCATGAAATGGGCAGCGCCCGGATGGGCCGGAACCCAAGGGAGTCCGTCCTCAACCGTTGGAACCAGGCGCATGATGTGCCGAACCTGTTTGTCACCGACGGGGCGTGCATGACATCATCGGCGTGCCAGAATCCGTCATTGACCTATATGGCGCTGACGGCGCGCGCGGCCCGGCATGCGGGGGAATTGATGAAAGAGGGCATCGTATGA
- a CDS encoding sugar phosphate isomerase/epimerase family protein, with protein sequence MMRDKMEREIDMNRRRLLGTGVAALSMMALPGCAEFQALDRVGLARKRPGIQLYTVRAAMEQDVPGTLKAIAGMGYGEVEFAGYFDAGPAECRRIVADLGMTAPSGHVQARDVRDAPQKVVDVAAEAGHDYVTIGWLHPDDRQTISQYQEWATACNRIGELCKKAGMRFAYHNHDFEFVPIGGNVPYDVLMLETDPELVDFELDFYWVQRAGKSIESVLAFAPERFPMAHIKDMDTAGNMTDVGTGTIDFASILGNKEISRIKHLFAERDDAPDPFKSAAISHAGLQDIIDRAYPRNLFG encoded by the coding sequence ATGATGAGGGATAAAATGGAACGGGAAATCGATATGAACCGCCGCAGATTATTGGGGACAGGCGTTGCCGCTCTCTCGATGATGGCATTGCCGGGGTGTGCTGAGTTTCAGGCACTCGACCGGGTCGGTCTTGCCCGCAAGCGGCCGGGGATTCAACTTTATACCGTCCGTGCCGCGATGGAGCAGGATGTCCCCGGAACGCTCAAAGCCATTGCTGGCATGGGCTATGGAGAGGTCGAATTCGCCGGATATTTTGATGCAGGCCCTGCGGAGTGCCGCCGCATCGTCGCCGATCTTGGCATGACGGCACCGAGCGGTCATGTGCAAGCCCGCGATGTTCGCGATGCTCCGCAAAAGGTGGTCGATGTCGCAGCGGAGGCCGGTCATGATTATGTGACTATTGGCTGGCTGCACCCGGATGACCGGCAAACAATCAGTCAGTATCAGGAATGGGCGACGGCCTGTAACCGTATCGGCGAGCTCTGCAAGAAAGCAGGTATGCGCTTTGCCTATCACAATCACGATTTCGAATTCGTGCCGATTGGCGGCAATGTGCCTTATGATGTGTTGATGTTGGAGACGGATCCGGAGCTGGTCGATTTCGAACTCGATTTCTACTGGGTTCAGCGGGCCGGAAAATCGATCGAATCCGTGCTTGCATTTGCACCGGAGCGTTTCCCGATGGCTCATATCAAGGATATGGACACCGCCGGGAATATGACTGATGTCGGTACAGGGACGATCGATTTTGCGAGCATCCTTGGAAACAAGGAAATTTCGCGGATCAAGCATCTCTTTGCGGAACGCGATGACGCGCCTGACCCTTTCAAGTCAGCCGCGATCAGCCATGCGGGCCTTCAGGACATTATCGACCGGGCCTATCCGCGAAACCTATTCGGTTGA
- a CDS encoding sugar phosphate isomerase/epimerase family protein, with protein MKGPAIFLAQFADDSAPFNDLKSITQWAGSLGYKGVQIPTWESRLFDLEKAAESKDYCDEVAGICADAGLEVTELSTHLQGQLVAVHPAYGEMFDAFAPEQLRGNEAGKAEWAAEQVKLAAKASRHFGCSSHATFSGALLWHTMYPWPQRPAGLVEEGFAELGRRWKPLLDVFEENGVDACYELHPGEDLHDGATFERFLEEVDDHPRANILYDPSHFILQQLDYLQFIDFYHERIKAFHVKDAEFNPTGKAGVYGGYLGWQDRPGRFRSLGDGQIDFRAIFSKLTQYGYDGWAVLEWECCLKHPEQGAAEGAPFIADHMIRVTEKAFDDFAGAAPDMDRNRRILGLN; from the coding sequence ATGAAAGGCCCCGCCATTTTTCTTGCGCAGTTTGCGGACGATAGCGCGCCATTCAACGATCTTAAGTCGATCACCCAATGGGCGGGCTCGCTCGGCTATAAGGGCGTGCAGATCCCAACATGGGAGAGCCGCCTCTTTGATCTCGAAAAGGCTGCCGAGAGTAAGGATTACTGCGACGAGGTCGCGGGCATCTGCGCCGATGCGGGGCTTGAGGTCACAGAGCTTTCAACCCACCTTCAGGGCCAGCTCGTCGCCGTTCATCCCGCCTACGGAGAAATGTTCGATGCCTTCGCACCCGAACAGCTCCGCGGCAATGAGGCAGGCAAGGCCGAATGGGCCGCCGAGCAGGTGAAACTGGCGGCCAAAGCCAGCCGGCACTTCGGCTGTTCCTCACACGCCACGTTCTCCGGCGCCCTCCTCTGGCATACGATGTATCCCTGGCCGCAACGCCCGGCGGGCCTTGTCGAGGAAGGCTTTGCCGAGCTCGGCCGCCGATGGAAGCCGCTGCTCGATGTCTTCGAAGAGAATGGCGTTGATGCGTGCTATGAGCTTCACCCCGGCGAAGACCTTCATGACGGCGCGACATTCGAGCGGTTCCTTGAGGAAGTCGATGACCATCCGCGGGCGAATATTCTTTACGACCCGAGCCACTTCATCCTGCAGCAGCTCGACTATCTGCAATTCATTGATTTCTACCATGAGCGGATCAAGGCCTTCCATGTGAAGGACGCGGAGTTTAACCCGACCGGCAAAGCCGGCGTTTATGGCGGCTATCTTGGCTGGCAGGACCGTCCGGGCCGGTTCCGTTCGCTCGGTGACGGACAGATTGATTTCCGCGCCATCTTCTCGAAACTGACCCAGTACGGATATGACGGCTGGGCGGTGCTCGAATGGGAATGCTGCCTCAAACATCCCGAACAGGGAGCCGCCGAGGGCGCGCCCTTTATCGCCGATCACATGATCAGGGTGACCGAGAAAGCCTTTGACGACTTTGCGGGCGCCGCGCCCGACATGGACCGGAACCGCCGGATCCTCGGACTGAACTAA
- a CDS encoding glycoside hydrolase family 2 protein, producing the protein MLKKLGLIATCIFVYGGVSLAQVEITPTRPEFVVANAASRDGQDLSGSWSYSIDPYRDGLYGFHGSPSGYGHQRFAPQDVDIATRRAPSALFEYDMARSPRVTLPSSWTNHAPEMRHYEGLVWYSRTFEAKKKRGERSFIRVGAANYTARVYLNGELAGTHEGGFTPFTFEVTDLVKSGENNVTIGVDSQRTDKSVPPPVTDWETYGGITRPVQFITTPETFIDDAWVRLDPDNRHIRVTVRLDGPKAASQPIQLSIEELGIDLREETNADGIWTAVFPAPERLVRWSPENPKLYDVTITAGEDDLAERIGFRTISVEGEDILLNGKPVYLRGISMHEEELGRDPSRVMTEAAARALLTEIKDGLNGNFVRLAHYPHSESTVRLADEMGLLVWSEIPVYWRIDWEDEGTLDAARAMLAENILRDRNRASVILWSVANETPVSEARNIFLNTLIDDVRELDDTRLVTAALLTSQSDQGDGEVARVDDPLVTSLDVMAVNTYNGWYGNVPLAEVHEISWLSDHGKPMIFSEYGAGAQAGFHEVKNPRKFTEEYQAEYYRQTLAMADRVPFLRGMSPWILKDFRSPRRQHPIYQQGWNRKGLISETGERKEAFDILAAYYRTMTETSDETSTE; encoded by the coding sequence ATGCTGAAGAAACTCGGCCTTATTGCAACTTGCATTTTCGTCTACGGAGGAGTTTCGCTAGCTCAAGTCGAAATAACGCCAACCCGCCCGGAATTCGTTGTCGCCAACGCAGCATCACGCGACGGGCAAGACCTCTCAGGCTCCTGGAGTTATTCGATCGATCCCTACCGTGACGGCTTATACGGATTTCACGGCAGCCCCTCGGGATATGGGCATCAGCGCTTCGCCCCACAGGATGTCGATATCGCCACGCGGCGTGCACCTTCCGCGCTATTTGAATATGACATGGCGCGTTCGCCGCGCGTGACCCTCCCCTCCTCCTGGACCAATCACGCCCCCGAAATGCGTCATTATGAGGGGCTCGTCTGGTACTCCCGCACATTCGAGGCGAAGAAAAAGAGAGGGGAACGGAGTTTTATCCGCGTCGGGGCCGCAAACTACACGGCTCGCGTCTATCTCAATGGCGAACTTGCCGGCACGCATGAGGGCGGCTTCACGCCCTTCACCTTTGAAGTGACGGATCTCGTCAAAAGCGGCGAGAACAATGTTACGATCGGTGTTGATTCTCAGCGAACAGACAAAAGCGTGCCGCCGCCCGTCACTGATTGGGAGACCTATGGCGGCATCACTCGGCCCGTCCAATTCATCACCACGCCAGAGACATTCATCGATGACGCATGGGTCCGGCTTGATCCGGATAACCGCCACATAAGAGTGACCGTGAGGCTCGACGGCCCGAAAGCCGCAAGCCAGCCCATCCAACTGTCGATTGAGGAACTCGGCATTGACCTGCGAGAAGAGACGAATGCGGACGGGATATGGACCGCCGTCTTCCCCGCCCCCGAGAGGCTCGTCCGCTGGTCACCGGAAAACCCGAAGCTTTATGATGTGACGATCACTGCAGGGGAAGATGATCTTGCCGAACGGATCGGCTTTCGAACGATTTCAGTTGAGGGAGAGGACATCCTCCTCAACGGAAAACCGGTATATTTACGCGGCATCAGCATGCATGAAGAGGAGTTGGGCCGCGATCCGTCACGTGTGATGACGGAGGCTGCCGCCCGCGCGCTGCTCACCGAAATCAAGGACGGCCTCAATGGCAATTTCGTCCGCCTTGCCCATTATCCGCATTCTGAATCTACCGTGCGGCTGGCCGATGAGATGGGCCTGCTCGTCTGGAGTGAAATCCCCGTCTATTGGCGCATCGATTGGGAAGACGAAGGGACGCTTGACGCCGCCCGCGCCATGCTGGCCGAGAATATCCTGCGCGACCGTAATCGCGCGTCCGTCATCCTCTGGAGCGTCGCCAATGAGACACCCGTCAGTGAGGCTCGAAACATTTTCCTCAATACGCTGATCGATGACGTCCGGGAACTCGATGACACACGGCTGGTGACCGCTGCCCTCCTCACCTCCCAAAGCGATCAGGGGGATGGCGAAGTCGCCCGAGTCGATGATCCGCTCGTCACCTCGCTCGATGTCATGGCGGTCAACACCTATAATGGCTGGTACGGGAATGTGCCCCTCGCCGAGGTTCATGAGATTTCATGGTTGTCCGACCACGGAAAACCGATGATTTTCTCCGAATATGGCGCAGGCGCACAGGCTGGTTTTCATGAAGTAAAAAACCCGCGCAAATTCACTGAGGAATATCAGGCGGAATATTACCGCCAGACACTCGCTATGGCGGACCGCGTGCCGTTCCTGCGCGGCATGTCGCCCTGGATCCTGAAGGATTTCCGCTCGCCCCGCCGTCAGCACCCGATTTATCAGCAGGGCTGGAACCGCAAGGGGCTCATCTCGGAGACCGGTGAACGGAAGGAGGCCTTTGACATCCTTGCCGCCTATTACCGTACCATGACTGAAACCTCAGACGAGACCTCAACCGAATAG
- a CDS encoding Gfo/Idh/MocA family protein, with translation MPKKVRMGMVGGGQGAFIGAIHRLAAGITGEIALVAGAFSRDGDASRAFGAELGLSPERSYASYTEMFGAELALPEDIRMQCVSIVTPNDSHADIACSAMKAGFDVICDKPLAGVLEDALRIEEAVKETGRLFALTQTYTGYPMAIEARERIAAGELGEIRRVAVSYLQDWLSREDDTKGSKQASWRSDPARSGESGAFADIGTHAYNMVEFMTGERVTDVAAELRAVLPGRAIDDDGMAMFRLDGGAAGLISASQVCSGAINALRIEIYGSKASLHWFQEEPNTLSLKRRGEPEMVLRSGAGTPYLSDAALAVCRTPGGHPEGYIEAFANLYAAFAGDVRDGGKRPGTPPGYATIEDGMSAMRFIRAANISSKNNSAWTPLAGIENQS, from the coding sequence GTGCCGAAAAAGGTGCGCATGGGCATGGTCGGGGGCGGCCAGGGAGCATTCATCGGGGCTATTCATCGGCTCGCGGCAGGGATCACGGGAGAGATCGCCCTTGTCGCCGGCGCCTTCAGCCGGGATGGCGACGCCTCGCGCGCTTTCGGCGCGGAACTCGGCCTCTCGCCAGAACGCAGCTATGCATCCTATACGGAGATGTTCGGCGCAGAATTAGCTCTGCCTGAAGATATCCGGATGCAATGCGTGTCCATCGTCACACCGAATGATTCGCATGCCGATATTGCCTGCTCTGCCATGAAGGCCGGCTTTGATGTCATCTGCGACAAGCCGCTGGCCGGCGTTCTTGAAGACGCGCTGCGCATTGAGGAAGCCGTCAAAGAAACCGGCCGTCTCTTTGCCCTCACCCAGACCTATACGGGCTATCCCATGGCGATCGAGGCGCGCGAGCGCATTGCAGCGGGCGAGCTTGGCGAGATCCGCCGGGTGGCCGTCAGCTATCTTCAGGACTGGCTTTCCCGCGAGGACGACACCAAGGGCAGCAAACAGGCAAGCTGGCGCAGTGACCCTGCGCGCTCCGGTGAGTCCGGTGCCTTTGCCGATATCGGCACGCATGCCTACAATATGGTCGAGTTCATGACTGGCGAGCGTGTCACTGATGTTGCCGCCGAATTGCGCGCCGTCCTGCCCGGCCGGGCGATTGATGATGACGGCATGGCGATGTTCCGGCTCGATGGCGGCGCGGCTGGCCTCATTTCGGCCAGCCAGGTCTGCTCTGGCGCCATCAATGCCCTCCGTATCGAGATTTATGGCAGCAAAGCGAGCCTTCACTGGTTTCAGGAAGAGCCGAACACTCTCTCCCTCAAACGTCGGGGCGAACCCGAAATGGTCCTGCGCTCTGGCGCCGGCACGCCCTATCTCTCGGACGCTGCCCTCGCCGTCTGCCGCACGCCGGGCGGTCATCCTGAAGGCTATATCGAAGCCTTCGCCAATCTTTATGCGGCCTTTGCAGGCGACGTCCGGGATGGCGGCAAGCGGCCGGGCACCCCGCCCGGTTACGCCACGATCGAAGACGGCATGTCGGCTATGCGCTTCATCCGGGCCGCCAATATCAGCAGCAAGAACAATTCAGCCTGGACACCGCTTGCCGGTATCGAAAACCAGAGCTGA
- a CDS encoding gluconate 2-dehydrogenase subunit 3 family protein → MKRAENKSPEAPIDRRELMRRAVYMVGGAAALAGLEGCSGAEGNVQPQTRGSAGRYFSAIRMDQLRAVIDVMIPATDTPGAIAAGVPEFMDDMMRDWASAETRSQMKAVLDQIDERAIRVGGRSFRRLAPEHQLAVLEGYDAHSFEVWNADYQRFKDLVLLGYYHSEIGATQELRFELIPGRWDACVPLGDMRTWAD, encoded by the coding sequence ATGAAACGCGCTGAAAACAAGTCGCCGGAAGCGCCGATCGACCGGCGGGAGCTGATGCGCCGAGCCGTCTATATGGTCGGCGGCGCGGCGGCGTTGGCCGGGCTTGAGGGATGCTCGGGCGCAGAAGGAAATGTCCAGCCGCAGACGAGAGGCAGCGCAGGCCGATATTTCTCAGCTATCCGGATGGACCAGCTTCGCGCCGTTATCGATGTCATGATCCCCGCGACAGATACACCCGGTGCTATCGCTGCCGGGGTGCCAGAATTCATGGATGACATGATGCGCGACTGGGCGTCCGCCGAGACGCGCTCTCAAATGAAAGCCGTCCTTGATCAGATTGATGAGCGGGCCATCCGTGTCGGCGGCCGGTCTTTCCGGCGGCTAGCGCCTGAGCACCAGCTCGCCGTGCTCGAAGGTTATGACGCCCATTCCTTCGAAGTGTGGAATGCTGACTATCAGCGTTTCAAGGACCTTGTGCTGCTTGGCTATTATCATTCTGAAATCGGGGCAACGCAGGAACTCCGTTTCGAACTCATCCCCGGGCGGTGGGATGCTTGCGTGCCCTTGGGCGATATGCGGACTTGGGCTGACTGA
- a CDS encoding TolB family protein produces MRISTSFWALTLALGAGACGGREEAPAEETKVVEESDQAPVSLGLFDEMSDIGDVATPGSASFDPGTGVYEITASGENMWADKDAFTYVWTKMSGDVFVSADIEWLGEGVHEHRKAGVVIRESLEPDARYADIVIHGDGLTSLQYRDETGGETRQIVSAVQDASRVRLEKEGDYVFMSVALEDGGWQRGGGNYRIPFGDEFYVGLAVCSHDNSVTETARFSNVEITPLDLEPVTETGYPAGVDSSLEILDVATGNREVIYTSDDKFEAPNWSRDGEYLLFNGGGYIWKIPAEGGDPVKVNTGPYIRNNNDHGISPDGTQLIISDQSQPDDISRIYLLPIEGADEPREVVSHPTARSYWHAWSPDGEVIAYTAQRPEISDSYNIWAKRLDGGEEWRVTDSDGLDDGADFSPDGEWLYFNSTRTGAMQIWKVRPDGTEPTQVTFDESYRDWFPHPSPDGKWIIMVSFGLDVDLADHPPNRDVFIRMMPADGSEPPHIVTKLHGGQGTINVPSWSPDSTRVAMVSYRLDRPDRP; encoded by the coding sequence ATGAGAATTTCCACAAGTTTTTGGGCGCTGACACTGGCCTTGGGGGCGGGCGCCTGCGGTGGCCGTGAAGAGGCACCAGCCGAAGAAACGAAGGTCGTTGAAGAGAGTGACCAAGCACCCGTGAGCCTCGGTCTCTTTGATGAGATGAGTGATATTGGCGATGTGGCCACGCCCGGCAGTGCGAGTTTCGATCCCGGCACGGGGGTCTATGAGATCACGGCCAGCGGTGAGAATATGTGGGCGGACAAGGACGCCTTCACCTATGTCTGGACGAAAATGTCCGGAGACGTCTTTGTCTCGGCGGATATCGAATGGCTGGGTGAAGGGGTTCATGAGCATCGCAAGGCAGGCGTGGTCATCCGGGAAAGCCTTGAGCCGGATGCGCGCTATGCCGATATCGTCATTCATGGCGATGGGCTGACCTCCCTTCAGTACCGCGATGAAACAGGCGGCGAGACCCGCCAGATCGTCTCGGCTGTGCAGGACGCTTCCCGCGTACGGCTCGAAAAAGAAGGCGATTATGTCTTCATGTCGGTTGCACTCGAGGATGGTGGATGGCAGCGCGGCGGCGGCAATTACCGCATTCCGTTCGGGGATGAATTCTATGTCGGCCTTGCCGTTTGCTCGCACGACAACAGTGTGACGGAGACGGCGCGGTTCTCAAATGTCGAGATCACACCGCTTGATCTCGAACCAGTGACGGAGACGGGGTATCCCGCTGGCGTAGACAGCTCGCTAGAAATCTTGGATGTCGCAACCGGTAATCGGGAAGTCATTTATACGAGTGATGACAAATTCGAAGCGCCGAACTGGTCACGAGACGGCGAATATCTTCTTTTCAATGGCGGCGGGTATATCTGGAAAATTCCGGCAGAGGGTGGTGATCCGGTAAAGGTGAATACGGGGCCGTATATCCGGAACAATAATGATCACGGTATTTCCCCGGACGGCACGCAACTGATCATCTCCGATCAGTCGCAGCCGGATGATATCTCCCGCATCTATTTGCTGCCGATTGAGGGCGCGGATGAGCCGCGTGAAGTTGTTAGCCATCCGACGGCACGGTCTTACTGGCATGCCTGGTCACCGGACGGGGAAGTCATTGCCTACACGGCGCAGCGTCCTGAAATCTCGGACTCCTATAATATCTGGGCGAAGCGCCTCGATGGCGGTGAAGAATGGCGCGTGACGGACTCGGACGGTCTTGACGATGGCGCGGATTTTTCACCGGACGGGGAGTGGCTCTATTTCAACTCGACCCGGACCGGCGCCATGCAGATCTGGAAAGTTCGGCCCGATGGGACAGAACCCACGCAAGTTACATTTGATGAGAGCTACCGCGACTGGTTCCCGCATCCGTCCCCGGACGGAAAGTGGATCATCATGGTGTCCTTCGGGCTTGATGTGGATCTCGCCGATCACCCGCCGAACCGGGATGTCTTTATCCGGATGATGCCGGCCGATGGCAGCGAGCCGCCGCATATCGTTACCAAGCTGCATGGCGGTCAGGGGACGATCAATGTGCCGTCATGGTCCCCTGACTCAACCAGAGTGGCGATGGTCAGCTACCGGCTCGACCGGCCTGACCGTCCGTAA
- a CDS encoding MFS transporter, whose translation MSEQQTPKTEYNKRALFWISVLALFTAAVSFSLRTGASGAIQAGVFNPIDAANSGRLIGEALGASFLGFALSLLVISPFLDRFGAKRVLLFASACFIAGPILIILAPMMGAGGMIIFMVKFGMILCGLGWGATEASINPVTAVLYPDDKTHRLNVLHAWWPAGIVAGGLLSLVLFQAMNLSWQVAIAMIIIPGAAFGAWAMKETFPKTQIEDPDMSFTDMIMVPFKRPSFWIFFVIMFLTASAELAPGSWVDVALTETVKMPGIIVLIYVSAIMFVMRHFAGALAHRVSDMGLLWMTTIPAALGLYLLAVANSPVTALFAATIWAVGVCFMWPTMLAAVAQRYPHGGPWTIGLVGFAGAMAIQLVLPKLGAIYDTAKLERAGGQDAFAALQPGSEQLQDVLAYAAETSFRTIAIIPVILFVIFGAVWFIERKKKLGGND comes from the coding sequence ATGTCAGAACAACAGACTCCGAAGACGGAGTATAATAAGCGTGCACTCTTCTGGATCAGCGTATTGGCGCTTTTCACCGCCGCTGTGTCCTTCTCCCTGCGGACGGGCGCATCGGGCGCCATTCAGGCGGGCGTCTTCAACCCAATTGATGCGGCCAATTCCGGCCGCCTGATCGGCGAGGCTCTGGGCGCATCCTTTCTGGGATTTGCACTCTCCCTCCTCGTCATCAGCCCGTTTCTCGACCGGTTCGGAGCAAAGCGCGTCCTCCTCTTTGCCTCTGCCTGTTTTATCGCGGGGCCCATACTTATCATCCTTGCCCCGATGATGGGCGCAGGCGGCATGATCATCTTCATGGTGAAGTTCGGCATGATCCTTTGCGGGCTCGGCTGGGGCGCCACCGAAGCCTCGATCAACCCTGTCACCGCAGTCCTATATCCTGATGACAAGACGCACCGCCTCAATGTCCTTCATGCATGGTGGCCGGCGGGGATCGTCGCAGGCGGGCTGTTGAGCCTCGTCCTCTTTCAGGCGATGAATTTGAGCTGGCAGGTCGCGATCGCCATGATCATCATTCCGGGTGCGGCCTTTGGTGCCTGGGCGATGAAAGAAACCTTTCCCAAGACCCAGATCGAAGATCCTGACATGAGCTTCACCGACATGATCATGGTCCCGTTCAAGCGGCCCAGTTTCTGGATCTTTTTTGTGATCATGTTCCTGACGGCCTCGGCGGAACTGGCGCCCGGATCGTGGGTCGATGTGGCCCTCACCGAGACCGTGAAGATGCCGGGCATCATTGTGCTGATCTATGTCTCGGCCATCATGTTCGTGATGCGCCATTTCGCGGGCGCCCTCGCCCACCGGGTCTCTGATATGGGCCTCTTATGGATGACGACCATCCCGGCGGCGTTGGGGCTTTATCTCCTCGCGGTTGCCAATTCTCCGGTCACGGCGCTTTTTGCGGCAACGATCTGGGCAGTTGGCGTCTGCTTCATGTGGCCGACCATGCTTGCCGCGGTGGCCCAGCGCTATCCGCACGGTGGCCCGTGGACGATCGGGCTTGTCGGTTTTGCCGGCGCCATGGCGATCCAGCTTGTCCTGCCAAAGCTTGGGGCCATCTATGACACAGCCAAGCTAGAACGCGCCGGTGGACAGGACGCTTTTGCAGCCCTTCAACCGGGGTCGGAGCAGTTGCAGGATGTCCTCGCCTATGCGGCGGAGACATCCTTCCGAACCATCGCGATCATCCCGGTGATCCTGTTCGTCATCTTCGGCGCCGTCTGGTTCATCGAACGCAAGAAGAAGCTCGGCGGCAATGACTGA